One Tubulanus polymorphus chromosome 5, tnTubPoly1.2, whole genome shotgun sequence DNA segment encodes these proteins:
- the LOC141905780 gene encoding acylglycerol kinase, mitochondrial-like, whose product MASKVVNGLKTIRNNWKKTVFAAGLSLWGYNWYQGRSADAELRRQYCLEAKSYGDVGLGRSQRPTKVTVFLNPAAKDGKARKLFEKNVFPLLSLAGYEVAVIKTEYEGQAKKYMEAIEKEDCDIVLVAGGDGTLQEVITGLLRRKDLDDKPLYKTLPIGILPVGETNNFASLLFGYHRSKEHVKFLVESTMAVIKGATKLVDVLHVQGDDEKSVYALSGLEWGKYKETEEYYKGIWFLGPIRRRWAYIKHAVFSREWPLEVVADVTYSNPCSGCNKCRQPPEWKWWHILSKPRYEDFSKVVNEDCGVEYSSKINGLQFTAKSSNFDPQNVAKAIETEVHPTLSRTAFIQQGWKKIEKKPYESCGTESKQRVGKLSIQPEVKQEAEEWFHIDGEQFEAKPIQISVLRDKLHFFCPPQPVGS is encoded by the exons ATGGCTTCAAAAGTAGTCAACGGTTTGAAAACTATACGGAATAACTGGAAAAAGACAGTATTCGCTGCTGGGTTATCTCTATGGGGATACAACTGGTATCAAGGCAGATCTGC TGATGCCGAATTAAGAAGGCAATATTGTTTAGAAGCAAAG tCGTACGGTGATGTGGGTTTAGGTCGCAGTCAGAGACCAACAAAAGTTACTGTCTTCCTAAATCCTGCCGCTAAAGATGG aaaagcaAGGAAGTTGTttgagaaaaatgtttttccatTGCTGTCCCTAGCCGGGTATGAAGTTGCAGTCATCAAG ACTGAATATGAAGGCCAGGCAAAAAAATACATGGAAGCTATCGAAAAGGAAGATTGTGACATAGTGTTAGTAGCTGGCGGTGATGGAACGTTGCAGGAG GTAATTACTGGTTTGCTGCGGCGTAAAGATCTCGACGATAAACCTCTTTATAAAACGCTGCCGATCGGTATTTTACCTGTCGGTGAAACGAACAACTTCGCCAGTCTCCTCTTCGGGTACCACAGATCGAAGGAACACGTCAA GTTTTTAGTTGAAAGTACAATGGCAGTTATCAAAGGCGCTACAAAATTAGTCGATGTTCTTCATGTTCAG GGGGATGATGAAAAGTCGGTGTACGCATTGAGCGGCCTCGAATGGGGTAAATACAAAGAAACAGAAGAATATTACAAAGG TATCTGGTTTCTAGGACCAATCAGGAGAAGATGGGCTTACATCAAGCACGCCGTATTCTCACGTGAATGGCCACTAGAAGTCGTCGCTGATGTTACGTACAGTAATCCTTGTTCGGGCTGCAATAAATGCCGACAACCCCCCGAGTGGAAATGGTGGCATATACTTTCCAAGCCAAGATATGAAG ATTTCTCTAAAGTGGTCAATGAAGACTGTGGAGTGGAATATAGCAGTAAGATCAATGGACTTCAATTTACGGCTAAATCCAGTAATTTCGATCCACAA AATGTTGCGAAAGCTATTGAAACAGAAGTCCATCCAACTTTATCTCGAACAGCATTCATCCAGCAAGG ATGGAAGAAAATAGAGAAAAAACCATATGAATCATGTGGTACTGAATCAAAGCAGAGAGTCGGCAAATTATCAATACAACCAGAAGTAAAACAA GAGGCAGAGGAATGGTTTCACATCGATGGAGAACAATTCGAAGCTAAACCGATTCAAATATCCGTACTTAGGGATAAACTGCATTTCTTCTGTCCACCTCAACCAGTGGGTagctga